Within the Barnesiella intestinihominis YIT 11860 genome, the region GTTTTCGGAAAGACAAAGGCGGAGAAAAGCTCGAAGAGTCGGAAGAATCCCTGCTCGAACATCGTACCGACGGAACCGATGCTTTCGACACGCTATACATCGGGTGCGAAAAATTCCCGCAGAATGCCCTATATCGCTACTCCTCCAACGGAGTCGCATGACTTGACTTCATAGATTATTATTTAAGTTAGGAAAAGTCTCGGCTTGTGAAAGTCGGGGCTTTTTGTTCTATTTCTTTATAATCATATTGATAGATATATAATACATTTGTTATATTTGTCATGTATTATATATCTATCTATGGAAGCATTGAATTTTGTAGCTTTTGACTTCGGAACAGCGACTTCTATTTGTGAAATTGGTTCGCGGTCTTCAGAGATTCGGCGGTTGATTTTTTGAGTAATTTATAAAGAGAAGAGTATAGAATACATGATATGGATAAAATATCTCCAAAATATCAAATGCAGTTGATTAAGAGTATAGAGCAAGCTCTTTGGCAAGAATACGGTTCATATAAAGAAATGTTGCAATATATCTTGAAGTGGCATGAAACAAGCAGTGGTTTTAATTCCTATATCAATTACACGGAAAATTTTAAGGTCTGTTATAAGGATAATGATGAAAAAAATATAGATGTCTATTCTACATTACATGGTATAGATGGGGAGACATTGCTGAAAATGGCAATCGATTTAGGCGTTGAAACTCCTGATTTTATACCTTCTATCCCCGTTTTTAGGAATGAAATAAAGTCTAATTATCAAACAGCAAGTAAGACTTTTGAAAAAGCATTTAAGTGTATCGAGAATGATCCGAGTACCGCTATTGGTTTAGCGAATTCAGCATTAGAGAGTATTGCCAAAGAAATTTTGCAAGATAAACGATTAAAGATACAGTATAATCCCAAAGATACATTATACAAACTTACACAAAATATATTGAAGGCATTCGGTATGTTCCCGAGTGAAAATATACCTATGGAAATAAAGACAATTTGTAGTAATTTGTTAGGTATAGGGAAGTCGATAGAAGATCTTAGAAGTACTAAAACAGAGTTTCATGGGAAAGTAAATGGGGATTATATTGTATCAGAGTCTGTTTTTGTTTATTTGTGTTTCAATTCTATATGTACAGTAGGTCTGTTTTTACTTTCGTATTATAAGGAGATATTTCCTAAACAACAAATTGAACAGTCAGAGAGCATTGATGATGTTTTGCCTTTTTAAGTAATTTAAGTCTCCCTTTATACCAGGCATCGGATTTTGTCCGATTCTTTTTTGTATTATCCTTTGCTCATTTCAAAAAAAAACCTCATATTTGTAGTGCCAAAACCTAAGAGCGTATGCTCTCCGGTAGAGTCCCGGTTAACGGCTCAATACGAATTTGGGCTTTTTTTATGTCCATACATGTCCATATAAGATATGGCGTGCAATACGATCTTCGGCTGTCTATCCCGTTTGATTTTTCTCTTCGGAGGAGACTCTTAGGTTTTGGCGAACACGGGAAATGACAGCCGTTTTTCTGTCTATTACGCCAAAACCTAAGAGATTATGGACACTACAAAATCCATCGGGATTCAGGGTAAAATTTCCCCTGCCCGCACAGAACGACAAAACTCTGCGTTCGAAAATTATCTTATCCGTTTTTTTGAAAGAGAGCTCGAAGTAAAGCTCACCCGCCGTGAAATGTGGCGAAGCGTCCGTTTCGTCGCCTCGTTGTTTGTCTTGTTGCTCGCCCTGTCGACCGGCGAGCCTCTGCCGGTCTTGCCGGCGCTCGCACTGGCAGCTTACGCCTATCGGGGCGTAGCCGACATAACCTCCCGTTTTACGGAGAAAGGAGGTGCGCGATGAAAAGCCATACGATCGAGTTCACCCGCGACGACCTGGTCGTTCGGATCACCCGCTACCCGGCCGGAGAACCGGGGAAATCGCCGTCGGTAGAGATAGAGGTCGAATCCTCCGGATTGCCCCGGTCGTTCGTATGGTTCGACAGAGAGCCGCAGTTGTTCGCCTTCAAAGAGATGCTCGAAGAATATATCGAGACATTCCGGCCGATGACAGACGACGCAGACGATTAATCTCTCTTGTTAAATAATAGTAAAAATACTACTTTTTAATCGGTGTTTATTGTATATCGTAGTAAATATACTATCTTTGTGGCATAAAAAAAGAACGATATGAAAGTTCTAAAAACAAGCTTGGTTCTTAAATTGTTGCTCGACGATGGCTGGGAAATCGTTCATCAGAGAGGGAGCCATCGACAGCTAAAACACCCGGTGAAAAAAGGGAAGGTAACGTTGAACGGCAAACCTTCCGATGACATCTGGGGCGATAACCTGAAAAGCGTGGAGAAACAATCGGGGCTAAAATTTTAGCCCCGGTTCTCCGGCTTTGCACAAGACTAAAAAATACTTATTTGTTATACTCCTTATATTACTATTTATAAAATAATACTGTTATGGGACTTTCTAAGCAAAATGTTGTTGTAAATGTTGCGAAAACCGAGAGCGGCTATTCTGCTTCTTGCGATTTGCTGGACGGTTGGGTAGTGGCTGTTACCGGCGATTGGAGCGATCTGGAAAGAGAGGTCCGAGATAGCATCGATTTCTATATCGATTGCGCCAAAGAAGACGGGGATAGCTATCCCGAAATTTTCGACCGGGATTACCGAATCGAATATCGATTCGATGTGCAAAGTTTACTTTGTTTTTATCAGAATATTTTTTCTTTTTCGGCCTTGCAGTATATTACCGGAATCAATCAAAAGCAGTTGGGCCATTATGCTGCCGGCAGGTCCAAGCCGAGAAAGAAGCAAGCCGAGAAAATCGTAAACGGCTTACATAAATTGGGGAAAGAACTGGCTGCCCTTTCTTTCTAGTTAAGCCCGTTACCGAATATCCGGCCCCGTATCTCGAAGATACGGGGTTTTTTTGTCTTTTTGGAGAATGCCGCATAGTTCTATTTTTGAGTACAAAATAGAAGGCGTATGATAGTAGGGCTCAATACTTGGTTTAGCGATATTATATTCACCTCGGCATTCCCGGACCTTGAACTGGTTTCAGACCAGAATTGGGAGCGCCTCGAACTTTGGGCAGGAGAACGATCGATATTCTCTGTCTACCTTTGTGCGAACGAAAATGGTCTTATTTATTTGACCGATTTAGGGCAAGTAATGGAGCAATACATGATTGAAAATCGGCTGCCATTTGCCTCTTTTTCTCTTCGAGAGAGTCCTGAACGTCCGGAGGATCCTTTTCGCCGTGATTTTGTCGCTGTATTTTCCAGCTATTTTTGGGACGATTATGCCGAATCCTTTATCGCCCAAAATTTCCTGACGACTTTGTCCGCGAAACAAATATCTTCGTCGGCATACGATATGGTCGCTTTCATCTCGAAAAAGGGAGAGAATATCACCGTTCGCCATCATGTCGTATTCTATGCCGACGGGATTCTCGGAACGATGGACTGGGAAAACGAGGGGATAGAAGAAAAGGATATCGCGCAGCATGATATCAACGTGTCGGCTATGAATTATGAGGCGGAAATTCAGGAGTCATACCCGGACAAAGAGATAAAGCTCCTCTCTCTCTCCGTGTCGGTAGGTCCTCGAAATATTACCTACTATGTCATCGATCGAAAGAATCTCACCCAGATGTTTTTCATCAACGCATTCAATGTGTTCGAGCTCTTCGAGATTCAAGGTGTTACCACCGCAAAGACAACCGTCGAGCGAGATACGGCTGTGATCAATCGCCGGGAGACATTCTACGACCGGACAATCGAAAAAAAGTATGAGGTGCAAACGTCAGCTCTTTCTTCCCCGGTGAAGGACTGGGTGGAGCAGTTCCTGTTCTCTCCGCTCGTGAAGATGTTCGACCCCGACGCCGATTCTATCGATGAGATGACCGAGGTCCTTATCACCGAATCCGCTTGCGAAATCAGTAATTCGAATACCGAACTCGGCAAAGTGAAATTTACTTGGAAATATGCCGATGTCTATCCCCGTCTAAATTCTATCGATAGGGAAACAAAGGACCTTTTTTCACAACAGTTCGAGTTCCAATTTAAATAGTTATGGCGCAATCTATTCACATCAATACCATGCGGGAAATGCTGAAAGCCGGCGATCCTGTCGATATAACTCTTTGGACAAAATCCGGCCAGATACAGCGCTGGCGGAATTGCATATCCCTTCGTTACGATTTTTATAAAGGGGTTCGTCGGGTGAAGCTGCTCGACAGCCGCCAAATTCGCACGGTACGCGATGTGTGCATCTTTGAAATCAACAATCTAACAGTATTCTTATGA harbors:
- a CDS encoding type II toxin-antitoxin system HicA family toxin, coding for MKVLKTSLVLKLLLDDGWEIVHQRGSHRQLKHPVKKGKVTLNGKPSDDIWGDNLKSVEKQSGLKF
- a CDS encoding abortive infection family protein; the encoded protein is MDKISPKYQMQLIKSIEQALWQEYGSYKEMLQYILKWHETSSGFNSYINYTENFKVCYKDNDEKNIDVYSTLHGIDGETLLKMAIDLGVETPDFIPSIPVFRNEIKSNYQTASKTFEKAFKCIENDPSTAIGLANSALESIAKEILQDKRLKIQYNPKDTLYKLTQNILKAFGMFPSENIPMEIKTICSNLLGIGKSIEDLRSTKTEFHGKVNGDYIVSESVFVYLCFNSICTVGLFLLSYYKEIFPKQQIEQSESIDDVLPF